The nucleotide window CAATGTTGATCAATAGCTTTCACACTAAAAGTGGTGCAGAGATTGCTGGGTAAACTCTATGTCTCAACTTCATGAAATGCCACCACTGAAACTGGTCATTCtttccccttaaaaaaaaaaagatttaataTCCTAAGCCCTTTCTATCCGTTTTCATTCAAATAGAGGCCTGAGTTCAAAatgaatcatttttttttttttactttttttgcaCTAAATATATATGTACTCTTTTTATTGCAGGAAGCAAGTGCAATGTCTTGGAAAGTATCTAAGCATGAGTTTAATTTGGAGCTGCTTTAAGTGGTTCTTCAATGGTATTGGAGATTCATGTGGGTTTGACAACTTTCCTAGCCTTGGATTGACACTTTTTAAGAACACGTAagtatcttctttttttctttgtctgaTTCTTTTATTGAGTCTAATTCCCTTCCCTTTTCATCCCCTCCCTTCACCCCCTGCAACACCATTTTCACCCCACTTAATTATAAGTTGAGGTAGCTAACACTACTTTGGTGGAGCCACTGGCGGTAGTTGGTGATGAGAAACAAAGGACTTTGTTTATGAATTAGAAGTAAAGCTGTCCGTATTTACATGTTTTGGTATGTGCAGGTTTTATTTCGACTCCAGTCCTACTTATGTCGGATGTGGTCTTATTTGCCCTCACATAGTCAACTGCTCAGTACTTCTTGGGGCTATCATATCATGGGGTTTCCTTTGGCCTCTCATATCCCAACATGCTGGGCACTGGTATCCAGCTGACCTTGGTAGCAATGATTTCAAAGGTCTTTATGGATATAAGGTATTGTGGAATCATTTTTGTTGGAGGCAACAAGGTGGTCATTGTAGCAATAATCTTGATTATATTTGAGGTTTGGCTCAATCCGTAATGTTTGTTTACAGGTCTTCATAGCTATTGCCCTTATTTTGGGGGATGGTCCATACAATTTGACCAAGATTATAGCCATTACTATCAAGGAAATATGCAATAAAAGTAGTAAACAGAGCTATCttcctttggttaaagaaaaGTTGGGTGAGTATTCATATGATGTCTAATATTCATGGATAATTTATTTGACACCCTTTAGTTCTTCACATTAAATCATATACGGAAGGCATTAGTTCagtgttgaatttttttttttcccctcttctTAGCTTGTAGTAGTTATCTAGTAATCTGGATTGAGTTGTGACGTAAGAGCATAACTGGCttaaacatcattgtcattTAATATTGTTGTTGTAATTAGGAATGCTAAAGTAAATTATTTGACTTAAGAGTAGCACTCTATATGTATTTACTGCACAGGCATACTGTGTGGTTTATTCTGCTAGATATAGATAAAGAGAACTTAAATTGAGTTCTGATAGTTGAGCCAaaactaattttaattttaggtCCTGTGTCAAGTTAATTGTTCAAGGCAGCTTTCATTGGTTAAATTATCTGATCAGTATCTTCTGAACTCTACATTTATTGTCTAGTTATTCTTTGTGGGAATGAATATGTTTTCTGCTGAAGATTAATAGTTGTTATGTGCTTAGCAGATGGTGAGAGTTCTGAAGTAACCCTGGAACAAAAAAAGAGGGATGAGGTATTTCTCAAGGATAGAATACCTCGAGGTGTGCATTGAAGTGGCTGATTATATACAGAGTTTGGTGTAAGACTTTTGGCTTccatgattttgagtaaggctagtttttgctttgaagcaaagtttgATGTAGAACGTACTTTTGTAGTTGGTTGCTAATATGTTTCTAAGCTagcctttgtaggttttgggttttattttgtgaattatgttgaatcatgaatttggaaagaaaattaatgaaaagctccaatttttgggtgatgagaaatgtatttctttttccagCAACTAGATGAAATCGATGTCCTATGATTATCAATATATCGAATTGTAACTCAAAACCGATGTAATCAAAACTACTGCACATTGATTTCTCGATTTCTAATCACCAAACCGTAATCTATTATGAACATATAAATCACCTACCATGGAGCAAACTGATGTGTGGTCAAAAGGTGAACATCGGTTTTGGAAAGCAAAAACGATGTCTTCAATGAACTAACACATCAGTTTGAATAAAAATAGCCGATGTACATAATACTATTCAACATCGGTTTACTTAATTGGAAACGATGTTCTGTCTTAAAGGAAACATTATTTCTGAATAAAAAAATGATGTAGAATAAAGATACAGACATCGTTCCTAGGAAAATAATGTGGCAACCTACATGTAAAAATGGCCACGAACAAACAATACTCATGGGAACTGATGTCTACAAGTGTACTGGACATCGCTTCTGGAATAGAAATCGATGCAAATGTTCAAGTAGGTATTGTTCGACATATACTtttttaagcataaaatgtgaaaatatgaagaattagacatacctaacatacaaaaatatgatgattataacgatAATACATCCATTTGTTTTTTATAatcgatgttggttgttgtctGGAACATCGGTTGAAAATgcgcttatactgatgtctatacttttctctacacccactaagacatcggtcgaaaattagtttaacatcggtccagaaccgatgtctatgaacaaaattctagtagtgcccAACTTTTATGTGATTATGTTTTTTGGTGCCCAACTTAGAATTATAAGCATGTAATTGcatccaaattaagatatgctaACGTTCTAGATCTTAATtgctaagtggaaaacctataattccttaggtaaatcaacaatgagctttgcatgataagattagcgttctaacttgtcgtctttgcttaaatcaatcaaacttccacatgtctTAATGcattaattgtgttttgttggggaatggatcactcactagctttgcatgattaatagggttaattatggtgcgttcatctagttaatctaattaagggaagtaataagaacttatgcatgcgttcatggtttgttcttgattgatttctttgtATGATATGTTTGATTCGAAATTATGTTTGATAATCTACTTAATGTGTTAAtggttgttaattatatctcTACTTCCTCCATTCATCTACTTCTACTTTGATTCAGATTTGTTTGATGACTTGTATAATATGTAGtagttagatttagacacaaacTTTCGAAATCCCCtcttaattctttgtaattttcgtagatATTGTATTTCTATaattaatattcttttcttgacgtataaatgacaggagcaccctcaatccccggatagaacgatccctacttgctatatACTAACAACTGTCAACAGGattaattttgagaactcatttcgAGCTCATCAATGTccagggaggacttgtgtatcatatttaattgtcagagtttcaattcatatgattttgtcacagatggtgacaggtcgcagatggtgaccaaggcaggaatgGGTAATCAAGtccttggccggacgagtggttacgatttcagtcagagttctagtctgtctgctattatagcttatgggggtaacTGTCGAGGTTGCtagagactcataagtatgtagtttaaaggagagttccgagagtattcttcttttattgtctagataagacttgaattgcttcttgatggttaagttagcaaatagaacattgtcacagcggtaacttatgttgtcctttcggtGGAAAAGATATGGAaggttagaaggaatcatggttgcatgtttTCCTTAAGttgatgtgtgtgagttgttgatatcagttcatgagttactcatacgagctttcataagcttacccgGTTTtgtgtgtggaaacccggtgcaccattctatggtgtaggggttaatcctgcaggtcagggtaattaCGGCTGAGGCTGAGGTAGTTTGTTGGCAGCTGAGCgtgtaggaagcaaattttgttggctttgccattgttatgacttccgctatgtagtaagttctgaggagcatttacgttttattttgtgatgacaatttaattcgtaagttgtgTAATATGTGACTTTGTGGAGCAAGTCAATAATTGAAATTGtgagttcagggcatcaatatgtacttgttgtaaagggaagatgtctccttgtattttgtattgatggctgaacgatcgcgcatatataattatgagattatatatcgatttttattgtgttaaaaatcaggggcgtgacacaagggccgaaattccctttcatagTATTCCTACTCCAGTTCAAGGGctgtaggaactcacttggcatgaattagagccggttcaatggtcgctaattcacatcaagaggcctagagatTGAGGAATTAGGCAACTAAGATCACCATAATTGCAATCAAGCAAATCATGTTGTGAACCATGCTTGTACTTCCCACGAATATTAAATCGGGGTTTTAGCCctaaaatctaaggatgtcatcccctaaattttaatctaaacttattaaaacacatacacaagagttgacaattcctaAGCTTGCATTCTAATCGATTatcacacaaccctaacccccaacaaagaaattactcactacccataattAAATTAACATCAACAAACATCAATAAAGAGGAAAAGGTGAAAAGAAGtgagaagtaacaagaacaagtcacaattgCTATgaagcaattatgacaagccttgatttatagTTCCCTATTTTTACCcaatcttcaaatcttgatGATAATGAAGTCCTTTGATGCTTAgaagctttgggtgagtaatCCTCAAATACCCAACAGAAAATTAATTAAGAGAATGGAAAACGgaaggggaggagagagagggcaGCAGCACAGCCCTCCCCTTTTGAGAATGGTGAGTGCGGCGTCTGTGTGTGTTCTCCCAAGATGAGATatgaggatatatatatatgtgtgtgtgtgtgtgtgtgtgtgtgtgtgtgtgtggtggcTGTCTGGGTCTTCGTAAAGGACGGAGAGTAGTGTGAGTAAATGGATGGATCGATGATTGCAAGAGGGAGAAGAAATGGAATCGTGGCTGTTCAAAAAGGAGAGGAATTAAATGGCATGTGGTGGTCTGTGAGGTAGAATGGATTTCCGCAGATACTATCGGAGGCAATTGAATTTCACTCCTTTGATAGTATTGACCACGGTTGACCCGTATTGActatttcttctctttctcagAAACTCCAATTAGCTCCAATTTTACATCATTTCATCacgtttccgcaattccgcttatttcccacacaataaataaaaatggattaattacataataatagCCTTGAGGACTAACTAATTctcgtgttttagatacaattgcatgcatagaaatgcgtgtaattaGCTCCCGCtatcactttttagggaaaagtgttCCTATAGACGGCACCAgacaaaaaatttcaaaaggGAATTTGGCTCGCTAATGAATTCTGACTGGAGTAGGAGCAAACCGGGAGTGAGAAGCTTCCTTCATCGTTGACTTGGAGTTGACCGTCGGCGCGAAGGagagggggtacctgcagaaaattcTCAGATGGTCAAGTTAGAAactagggctaaatactgtttagtaccctgtggtatgggtccaacatcgattcagtccctcgacttttaatttcatcaaaaacacccccgcaATATTatcttctcgtccaataggtcacTCCGTCGGGATTCTGTCAATTTCAGACGTTAAATGGGGCCCACAGGGAAGTGAAATTCCTAAAATGACCCTGGCTCTTCATTGTCAGTTCtgcccttctctttcttcttcctctccactTCTGCAAAAacaatttcttctctctcttctaacaTCGACGGAGCTCAGCTTCCCGTTTAGATCAGAGACTTCGGTCTCACATGTGCTTTACTCTCCTCCTCTCAATCCTCAACCCATGAGCTTCTCTCGTATATCCCTTTCCTAGTCTAAAACCCACTTTAAATGTCAGATTTCCTTTACAAGTTTAAATTTCCCGTTATTTTCAGCCTCATATACCTCCCAATTTCGTAAAGCCTGTTCATTTATAGCtttccatttctgggtttcaccGTTTCACTCAAAacccattttctctattttcataATGTTCATAATCAATGCTTTTCATATCTGGGTTTCTGGTTGAATTCGTTAAACTCATTTGGTCTATTTTGATTTTCCCCTAAAACTGTTTCTGGGTTATGGGCTTTTTgtgttttccaatttttgtgGTTATTTTTGCATGAAAGAAAAGAGTGTATTCCAGAAGAAACGCTCTCTATTTCTGCTTTATGGGTTGAATCTCatccaaacccagattcgatTTCAACTttgatttcctttttcttttgcagGGGTCGACACAGTGAAGCCAGAGGCCGGAGCCCACAAGCTGACGGTGGTCGGGAAAGTGGACCCTTCAAAGCTCCGGGAACAACTCGCCGgaaagctgaagaagaaggtgGACCTCATCTCGCCGCAGTCCACGAAAGAAAAAGCCGACAACAGCAACAAGAAGCAGCTTGAGAAAGCAGCAAACGACGACAAAAAACCCAAAGAGGTGAGagagcaaaaaaaaatatttactgGTCCCTGCTAACATGCACTTGTCTTATTGTGCACAACGTACCTACCTCACTCAAAATTGATGGAGGTTAGATCTGAGGGTGTACATGTGCGGTGCGATAAGCTTCCGTCACAGGTGATTCAGCTGCCCAAGATTCCGGCGCAGGTGATTTAGTCGTCGGAGATTGCAAGGACGCTTTTGCAGGTGTGGTTCATACGGTTGTGCTCAAGCTTGTTTGTTTGGACTTGTTAGGTTCGTTTGCAGGTGTGGAATTCACTTTGTtgatgaaatttaaaatttacaaTTGTGAGGAATCCAATTTTGAATGCTTGCAGCTCTGAGAACTCGGAGCTTACAgagtggggagagagagagagagagagagagagagagagagagagagagagagagagagagagagagagagagagagagagagagagaattgggagGGAATTAATTATTAAAGAGTcagggtcattttgggaatttcacttccatgtgggccccacttaacgtctgaaattgacggaatcctGACGGaatgacctattggacgagaagatGATattacaggggtgtttttgatgaaattaaaagtcgaGGGACTAAATCGATGTTGGAcccataccacagggtactaaacagtatttagccctagaAACTATTTGAGTTGTGTGCAATAGAAAGAGTCGGAATCAGATATCTTACTTTGCCATCGTGCCCCCAATTTATAGGTGAAGCAGTGCTTGCACCACAAGTCGCGTTTTAATATCGTATTTATTACCTGCACTTATTATCGCCATCATACCGCGTTAATTACCTGATTTATGATTGCCATCATGCTGTGTTATTTATGATCGCCATCATGCCGCGTTATTTATGATCACCATCATGTCGCGTTATTATGAACGTCATCATGCCACGCTATTATGATCGCCATCATGTCGCGCTATTATCGCCATCATGCCGCGTTATTATGATCGCCATCATGCCGTGTTTATTAGCCTCCTTCATTGCAACATTTACAATGGTAGTTATCAtcaaaaatgttcacctggtcagttattgaccaagaaaataatgctcaaccacccttggatgtaaatccaatggcagagagaattattattaagtttaggtgttttgttttccacccttagatgtaaatctaagggttattgagtataaattctttggtcaacaactgaccaggtgaacactactCAGTTATCATTGTATTCACGATCGTCATTACTCGCACACTTATGATGACGTTTAATTGTCATGAAGGTGAGTCAAAATCATTGACTACCCCCATATCATGTGAAGCATAAAACCTATGTAAGTGTGGATATCATGTGTGTAAAATTTATCTGTAGATAACCATATAACTATACTACAAAGTATAAAGCGAGACCCTTTTTGGGGTCACATGCTTTACTAAAttattatttattcaaaataccATTTGTAAcataatatatcaaaatgagccaagAAAACTACAAAGACAGAGATGGTTTTGGGTGCGTGTAAAGATGTTCCAGTTTTTCTCATCTGTTCTAATTAGTAAAGTATTTaagtgcaaatttttttttcagtgtCTTTGGTTGAATTAGATTATAAATAATAGGtcaccatgaaaaaaaaaaaaaaaacttaaaagacAACATATGATCTGACGATTATTTCTGAAGGTAATACATTCATTATTACTGAACCAATTGCTTCAACTATCGGTGAGGGAGATCATTACCCTGGAAAATCAGGCACTTGAATCTCACCATTCACACTCACGGCGGACACATGTCTTGATATCTAATGAACTTTGTAATTTGTGAGGCTCACTAATAATAATCAATATTAATTATTCCCGCAACAGGGTTAGCGATTTTGGTGAAAGACTCTTTAGAAAGGTCGAGAGTAGATTGGCATCCGGGACAATGATCTACAATTTTTACCCTCACGCTTGCACCGGTGCAAGGATGCGGTACCGGATTCCGAGGACCTGTGCATCTAACGGTGACAAATTTCCCACATGCTGCACCATTGTTCCATATGGCGTCACCTGCTGATGCAATCATCACACCTTGTTGGGTACTACCATAGCATGCTGATGCTGTAAACAAAACCATCGAGGTTAAACTTTGAGAATGTTGACTAGTGTCAGGTTTCTTTAAGATACAAAACAAGTTCATGAAAAAGAGAATGCCtatgtaaaaaaataataaaatcataaattttTCATCAAATGAAAGCTTAAGGATCTCTTTAAATAAATACTCACGAACATAGCTCGTGTAGAAAGTAGCAATTCCTGGTGTGGCCATAGATGTCGACATAAGGCAGGCGGCCAT belongs to Rosa chinensis cultivar Old Blush chromosome 4, RchiOBHm-V2, whole genome shotgun sequence and includes:
- the LOC112196924 gene encoding putative EG45-like domain containing protein 1; its protein translation is MGIQNILIILSMAACLMSTSMATPGIATFYTSYVPSACYGSTQQGVMIASAGDAIWNNGAACGKFVTVRCTGPRNPVPHPCTGASVRVKIVDHCPGCQSTLDLSKESFTKIANPVAGIINIDYY